A single Cupriavidus sp. D39 DNA region contains:
- a CDS encoding alpha/beta fold hydrolase — MSTITTQDGTHIFYKDWGTGQPIVFHHGWPLSADDWDAQMLFFLSKGYRVIAHDRRGHGRSTQTATGNEMDTYAADVAALAAHLDLKNAVHIGHSTGGGEVARYVARHGAGRVAKAVLIGAVPPIMVKSASNPGGLPLEVFDGFRAQLAANRAQFYKDVPFPFYGYNREGVKPSEGIMENWWRQGMMGGIKAHYDCIKAFSETDFTEDLKRIDVPVLILHGDDDQIVPIADSALLSAELVKKGTLKVYKGLPHGMCTTNPDLINQDLLEFIQG, encoded by the coding sequence ATGAGTACGATCACTACACAGGACGGCACGCACATTTTCTACAAGGATTGGGGCACAGGCCAGCCCATCGTGTTCCATCACGGCTGGCCGCTCAGCGCGGACGACTGGGATGCACAGATGCTGTTCTTCCTGTCCAAGGGCTACCGGGTGATCGCACACGACCGCCGTGGCCATGGCCGCTCCACCCAGACGGCAACCGGCAATGAGATGGACACCTACGCCGCGGACGTAGCCGCGCTGGCTGCCCACCTGGACCTGAAGAACGCCGTGCACATCGGCCATTCCACGGGCGGTGGAGAGGTGGCGCGCTACGTGGCCAGGCACGGCGCCGGACGCGTAGCCAAGGCGGTGCTGATCGGCGCAGTGCCGCCGATCATGGTCAAGAGCGCCAGCAATCCGGGTGGCTTGCCGCTAGAGGTGTTTGATGGCTTTCGCGCGCAGCTCGCCGCCAACCGGGCGCAGTTCTACAAGGACGTGCCGTTCCCCTTCTACGGTTACAACCGCGAAGGCGTAAAGCCATCCGAAGGCATCATGGAGAACTGGTGGCGCCAGGGCATGATGGGCGGCATCAAGGCGCACTACGATTGCATCAAGGCGTTCTCGGAAACGGACTTTACGGAAGACCTGAAGAGGATCGATGTGCCGGTGCTGATCCTGCATGGGGATGATGACCAGATCGTGCCGATTGCGGATTCGGCTTTGCTGTCTGCCGAGTTGGTGAAGAAGGGCACGCTTAAGGTTTATAAGGGGCTGCCGCATGGGATGTGTACTACCAATCCCGATTTGATCAATCAGGATTTGCTTGAGTTTATTCAGGGGTAG
- a CDS encoding amidase family protein, with amino-acid sequence MNTPETLWRWSAVDIAAAVRSRDISCREATASVLARIAQLNPRINALAEVLAEEALGSADAADQLVASGAQLGPLHGVPVTIKINVDQAGHATTNGVIPLKDNIAREDAPEVAHWRHAGAIIVGRSNTATYSSRWFTDNGLHGRTLNPWDADITPGGSSGGAAAAVACGMGALAHGNDIGGSIRYPAYACGVPGLRPTVGRVPAYNPSASAERSITPQLMSVQGAMARSMADLRLGYHAMARYDARDPAWVPAPLELPPPVGPIRVALFKHCPGIPIDPAVSQALDSAAQWLQQAGYAVEDAALPDFLEAAALWRTLITDDSRRNIIAGVEHHGDEAMWRSQRNMIEGMAPTSRDGFLDALARRQTLARNWSVFLHDYPLVLMPVSWQRPCAQDADIGTLEQTHALLDAQSPLLATAMLGMPGLSVPTGMAGGIPVGVQLMAWRFREDLLLQAGQVIEDAAHFTPFTAR; translated from the coding sequence CGCTGTGGCGCTGGAGCGCCGTCGACATCGCCGCCGCCGTGCGCAGCCGCGACATCTCGTGCCGCGAGGCCACGGCCAGCGTGCTTGCACGCATCGCACAACTCAACCCGCGCATCAACGCGCTGGCAGAGGTGCTGGCCGAGGAAGCGCTGGGGAGTGCCGATGCGGCCGACCAGCTGGTCGCGAGCGGCGCCCAGCTCGGCCCGCTGCACGGCGTGCCGGTCACCATCAAGATCAACGTGGACCAGGCGGGACACGCCACCACCAACGGCGTGATCCCGCTCAAGGACAACATCGCGCGCGAAGATGCGCCCGAGGTGGCGCACTGGCGCCATGCCGGCGCCATCATCGTCGGCCGCAGCAATACGGCCACCTACTCGTCGCGCTGGTTCACGGACAACGGCCTGCACGGCCGCACGCTCAACCCCTGGGATGCGGATATCACGCCCGGCGGCTCCAGTGGCGGCGCCGCTGCCGCGGTGGCTTGCGGCATGGGCGCGCTAGCCCATGGCAACGACATCGGCGGCTCCATCCGCTATCCGGCCTATGCGTGCGGCGTGCCCGGCCTGCGGCCGACGGTAGGCCGCGTGCCCGCCTACAACCCCAGCGCAAGCGCCGAGCGCAGCATCACGCCGCAACTGATGTCGGTGCAGGGCGCCATGGCCCGCAGCATGGCCGACCTGCGGCTCGGCTATCACGCCATGGCCCGCTACGACGCGCGCGATCCAGCGTGGGTACCGGCGCCGTTGGAGTTGCCGCCACCCGTGGGCCCGATCCGAGTGGCGCTCTTCAAGCATTGCCCGGGCATCCCCATCGATCCTGCGGTCAGCCAGGCGCTGGACAGTGCCGCGCAATGGCTACAGCAAGCCGGCTACGCGGTGGAAGACGCCGCCTTGCCCGATTTCCTCGAAGCCGCGGCGCTATGGCGCACGCTGATCACGGACGACAGCCGCCGCAACATCATCGCGGGCGTGGAACACCACGGCGACGAAGCCATGTGGCGCAGCCAGCGCAACATGATCGAGGGCATGGCGCCAACCAGCCGCGATGGCTTTCTCGATGCGCTGGCGCGGCGCCAGACACTGGCGCGCAACTGGTCGGTCTTCCTGCACGACTATCCGCTGGTGCTGATGCCGGTGTCATGGCAGCGCCCCTGCGCGCAAGACGCGGACATCGGCACGCTGGAACAAACACACGCGCTGCTCGATGCCCAGAGCCCCCTGCTCGCCACAGCCATGCTCGGCATGCCGGGGCTCTCGGTACCCACAGGCATGGCCGGCGGCATCCCTGTTGGCGTGCAACTGATGGCCTGGCGCTTCAGGGAAGACCTGCTGCTGCAAGCAGGCCAGGTCATCGAAGACGCAGCGCACTTCACCCCATTCACCGCCCGGTAA
- a CDS encoding alpha/beta fold hydrolase: MESFDDDLIHFEAHGAAPLPATGNAGFVDNDGARIWYATYGAGTPVILLHGGLGHSGNWGYQVPALVSAGYRAVLIDSRGHGRSTRDARPFTYELMASDVLAVMDALHIDKAAIVGWSDGACIALILGMTAPERVAGVFFFGCNMDPSGTKKISPGAIINRCFARHAMDYAQLSATPDEFNAFVGAVSEMMKTQPNYAARALADIRVPVAIVQSEHDEFIKREHAEYLARSIPGAELVLLPGVSHFAPLQRPALFNEAVRDFLGKVAS; the protein is encoded by the coding sequence ATGGAATCCTTCGATGACGACCTTATCCACTTCGAGGCGCACGGCGCCGCGCCGCTGCCGGCCACCGGCAATGCAGGCTTCGTGGACAATGACGGTGCCCGAATCTGGTACGCCACGTACGGGGCCGGCACGCCCGTGATCCTGCTGCATGGGGGTCTCGGCCATAGCGGCAATTGGGGCTATCAGGTTCCGGCGCTGGTCAGCGCCGGCTATCGCGCCGTGCTCATTGACAGCCGCGGACATGGCCGCAGCACGCGCGATGCACGACCCTTCACCTATGAGTTGATGGCGTCCGACGTGCTGGCCGTGATGGACGCCTTGCACATCGATAAGGCCGCCATTGTGGGTTGGAGCGACGGTGCATGCATCGCCTTGATCCTCGGCATGACAGCCCCTGAGCGCGTCGCGGGGGTGTTCTTCTTTGGCTGCAACATGGACCCCAGCGGCACAAAGAAGATCTCGCCGGGTGCGATCATCAACCGATGCTTTGCCCGGCACGCCATGGACTATGCGCAGCTGTCAGCCACGCCGGACGAGTTCAATGCGTTCGTGGGCGCGGTCAGCGAGATGATGAAGACCCAGCCCAATTACGCGGCGCGCGCGCTGGCTGATATCCGTGTGCCGGTAGCCATCGTGCAGAGCGAGCATGATGAGTTCATCAAACGCGAACATGCCGAATACCTGGCGCGGAGCATCCCCGGGGCGGAGTTGGTCCTGCTGCCGGGGGTGAGCCATTTCGCGCCGCTGCAGAGGCCGGCGTTGTTCAACGAGGCTGTGCGGGATTTTCTTGGGAAGGTCGCTTCTTGA
- a CDS encoding DUF2076 domain-containing protein, with protein sequence MTPQEMQALEGFLTQLTQARAGAKDPQAEALIADAVARQPDAAYLLVQRAMLLDHALATAKAQISTLQSQLQAAQANGANHFLDPENAWGNSANRMAPSPVMPAPMNAPVAVPQAVQAPQPAPAQPSRPGFLSGGLGSTLGGIATTAAGVAGGALLFQGIENMFHRNGSGNGASGFLGQPGAGAQPTETVVNNYYGNDDRSPLGSPDAALDNGLLDDGSGNDDFLNDDAWNA encoded by the coding sequence ATGACCCCCCAAGAGATGCAAGCACTGGAAGGCTTCCTGACCCAACTCACGCAGGCCAGGGCCGGTGCCAAGGACCCCCAGGCGGAAGCCCTCATCGCCGACGCCGTCGCCAGGCAGCCGGATGCTGCCTACCTGCTGGTCCAGCGCGCCATGCTGCTTGACCACGCGCTGGCGACAGCCAAGGCGCAGATCTCCACGCTGCAGAGCCAGTTGCAGGCGGCGCAGGCCAACGGCGCCAATCACTTCCTCGACCCGGAAAACGCCTGGGGCAACAGCGCCAACCGCATGGCACCCAGCCCCGTCATGCCGGCGCCGATGAACGCACCGGTCGCCGTACCGCAAGCAGTGCAGGCACCCCAGCCTGCCCCCGCGCAGCCGTCCCGGCCTGGATTCCTGAGTGGCGGCCTGGGAAGCACCCTGGGCGGCATTGCCACGACAGCAGCCGGCGTAGCCGGCGGCGCGCTCCTGTTCCAGGGCATCGAGAACATGTTCCATCGCAACGGCAGTGGCAATGGCGCAAGCGGCTTCCTGGGACAGCCAGGTGCAGGGGCGCAGCCAACGGAGACGGTCGTCAACAACTACTACGGCAATGACGACCGCTCGCCGCTGGGCTCACCGGATGCGGCATTGGACAACGGCCTTCTGGATGACGGATCGGGCAATGACGACTTCCTGAACGACGATGCCTGGAACGCCTAG
- a CDS encoding DUF1484 family protein: MPTSIAHNVSENLPQQIERSLAISRQSSLLAELIRLTFPADTPTKLGVQELAYQLEELRSRAQSIAQESCADLLRVSAGLGAVLRLLDFDSDDVEDSHGLHRLLTPLKQQLDEALNRVQGML; the protein is encoded by the coding sequence ATGCCTACTTCCATTGCTCACAACGTTTCAGAGAACCTCCCGCAGCAAATCGAGCGCTCGCTCGCCATCTCCCGGCAATCCTCCCTCCTTGCCGAACTAATCCGCCTGACCTTCCCAGCCGACACGCCCACCAAGCTCGGCGTCCAGGAACTAGCCTACCAACTCGAGGAACTTCGTAGCCGTGCGCAAAGCATCGCGCAAGAAAGCTGCGCCGACCTGCTGCGCGTCAGCGCGGGACTCGGTGCTGTTCTGAGACTGCTGGATTTTGATAGCGACGACGTGGAGGACAGCCACGGGCTGCACCGTCTGCTGACGCCGTTGAAGCAGCAGTTGGACGAAGCTTTGAATCGCGTGCAGGGCATGCTCTAA
- a CDS encoding dienelactone hydrolase family protein — MGKRITIDVADGSFAAYLATPSANARGTAIVVIQEIFGINADMRQTCDDFASQGFVAICPDLYWRQEPNVELTDKTEAEWKKALALYTAFDVDKGVADLDATIQAARKEPGVSGGVGTVGYCLGGLLAFLTAVRTNADAAVSYYGVGIDKHLAEAGKLSVPLLMHIAEEDEFVPPEARATIMEALRDRPKVDIHTYPGCMHAFARNDGVHYNADAAKAANARTLAFFQAMQ; from the coding sequence ATGGGCAAGCGCATTACCATCGACGTGGCCGACGGCAGCTTTGCCGCCTATCTGGCCACGCCATCCGCCAACGCACGTGGCACCGCCATTGTCGTGATCCAGGAAATCTTTGGCATCAACGCGGACATGCGGCAGACCTGCGACGACTTTGCCAGCCAGGGCTTCGTCGCCATCTGCCCCGACCTGTACTGGCGGCAAGAACCCAATGTGGAGCTGACCGACAAGACCGAGGCCGAATGGAAAAAGGCGCTGGCACTCTACACCGCGTTCGACGTTGACAAGGGCGTGGCAGACCTCGATGCCACCATCCAGGCCGCACGCAAAGAGCCGGGTGTGAGCGGCGGCGTAGGCACCGTCGGCTATTGCCTCGGCGGGCTGCTGGCATTCCTGACTGCCGTGCGCACCAACGCAGATGCGGCGGTGTCTTACTACGGCGTTGGCATCGACAAGCACCTGGCCGAAGCCGGCAAGCTGTCAGTGCCGCTGCTGATGCACATTGCGGAAGAAGACGAATTCGTGCCGCCGGAAGCGCGCGCAACAATCATGGAAGCCCTGCGCGACCGCCCCAAAGTAGACATCCATACGTACCCCGGCTGCATGCACGCCTTCGCGCGCAACGATGGCGTGCACTACAACGCCGACGCAGCCAAGGCCGCCAATGCGCGGACGCTGGCTTTCTTTCAAGCGATGCAGTAA
- the pip gene encoding prolyl aminopeptidase encodes MPQLRLLYPAIEPYETGTLDVGDGHVVYYERVGTPGAKPAVFLHGGPGGGISADHRRLFDPARYDVMLFDQRGCGRSTPHAGLEANTTWHLVDDIERLRKLANVERWLVFGGSWGSTLALAYAQKHPERTSELVLRGVYTVSQAELNWYYQHGVSEIFPEKWARFQAPIPQAERGNMMAAYRKVLTGGDTEKQLEAARAWSVWEGETITLLPDPANTAKHDDEHFALAFARLENHYFTHGAWLEDGQLLRDAHRLAGIPGVIVHGRYDMPCPARYAYALHQAWPDSDLHLIEGAGHAWTEPGIMDQLIAATDRFAQAQ; translated from the coding sequence ATGCCACAACTTCGCTTGCTCTATCCCGCCATCGAACCCTATGAAACCGGCACGCTCGATGTCGGCGACGGCCACGTGGTCTACTACGAACGCGTTGGCACGCCTGGCGCCAAGCCGGCGGTCTTCCTGCACGGCGGTCCCGGTGGCGGCATATCGGCCGATCACCGTCGCCTGTTCGATCCGGCGCGCTACGACGTCATGCTGTTCGACCAGCGCGGCTGCGGCCGCTCCACGCCCCACGCGGGGCTGGAGGCCAACACCACGTGGCACCTGGTGGACGACATCGAGCGCCTGCGCAAGCTGGCCAACGTAGAACGCTGGCTGGTCTTTGGCGGCTCCTGGGGCTCCACGCTTGCGCTGGCCTATGCGCAGAAACATCCGGAGCGCACCAGCGAACTGGTGCTGCGCGGGGTCTATACCGTGTCCCAGGCGGAACTGAATTGGTACTACCAGCACGGCGTCTCGGAGATCTTCCCCGAGAAATGGGCCCGCTTCCAGGCACCCATCCCGCAAGCCGAACGCGGCAACATGATGGCGGCCTACCGCAAGGTGCTGACCGGCGGCGATACCGAAAAGCAGCTGGAAGCCGCCCGCGCATGGAGCGTGTGGGAAGGTGAGACCATCACCCTGCTGCCCGACCCGGCCAACACCGCCAAGCATGACGACGAACATTTCGCGCTGGCGTTTGCGCGGCTGGAGAACCACTACTTCACCCATGGCGCCTGGCTGGAAGACGGCCAGTTGCTGCGCGACGCGCATCGCCTTGCCGGCATCCCCGGCGTGATCGTGCACGGCCGCTACGACATGCCCTGCCCAGCGCGGTATGCCTATGCGCTGCACCAGGCGTGGCCGGACTCCGACCTGCACCTGATAGAAGGCGCCGGGCACGCGTGGACCGAGCCCGGCATCATGGATCAGTTGATTGCCGCTACCGACCGGTTTGCGCAGGCGCAATGA
- a CDS encoding RidA family protein, protein MEFLNSGKVLPAGLPFSEAVRVGDMFYLSGQLGIVHGSTRLVPGGIREEAKQALMNIRITLEAHGLSLKHVAKCTIFLADISEWQAFNEVYKEFFQAPYPARSALGANGLALGARVEVECIAVFSG, encoded by the coding sequence ATGGAATTCCTGAACTCCGGCAAAGTTCTCCCCGCAGGGCTGCCATTCTCCGAAGCCGTGCGCGTTGGCGATATGTTCTACCTCTCTGGACAGCTGGGCATCGTCCACGGCAGCACCCGCCTGGTGCCCGGCGGCATTCGCGAAGAAGCCAAGCAGGCGCTGATGAACATCCGCATCACGCTGGAAGCGCATGGCCTGTCGCTCAAGCATGTCGCCAAATGCACCATCTTTCTGGCCGACATCAGCGAATGGCAGGCGTTCAACGAGGTCTACAAGGAATTCTTCCAGGCGCCGTATCCGGCGCGCAGTGCGCTTGGGGCGAATGGGCTGGCGCTTGGGGCCAGGGTGGAGGTGGAGTGTATTGCGGTGTTTAGTGGCTGA
- a CDS encoding Bug family tripartite tricarboxylate transporter substrate binding protein, whose amino-acid sequence MNDHNPLDAVRLSRRAMLAGTAAVLCTGSVISRAAWGQTVSRIIVPFPAGGPADFMGRLLAEKLKDAMGHTVIVDNRPGAGTRVAAEVLKNAPADGNAVLLAPVDPMFIGPLIYNNMRFNPVTDFKAITDVAGVQFGLAVSASSPIKTLADFVQAAKARPSEHSIGISTVGTLLHFLAVEFVAQSHTGSTLVPYRGGGPLVTDLMGNQISAGMDATTTFMEYHRAGKLRVLAVAGDKRADALPNVPTFAESGFPNLVTSSRYLLYVRAGTAPDVAAQWYESVRKVLAMPDVREKLGRTGYDLLPGGAPDEVARYANALAARWTPVIKASGFKGD is encoded by the coding sequence ATGAACGACCACAACCCTCTCGACGCCGTGCGCCTCTCGCGCCGGGCCATGCTGGCCGGTACCGCCGCCGTCCTGTGTACCGGCAGCGTGATCTCGCGCGCGGCCTGGGGCCAGACCGTCTCGCGCATCATCGTGCCGTTCCCGGCGGGCGGGCCGGCCGATTTCATGGGACGCTTGCTGGCGGAGAAACTCAAGGACGCGATGGGCCACACGGTAATCGTCGACAACCGTCCCGGCGCCGGCACCCGCGTGGCGGCGGAAGTCCTGAAGAACGCGCCCGCCGACGGCAACGCCGTGCTGCTGGCGCCAGTGGATCCGATGTTCATCGGCCCGCTGATCTACAACAACATGCGCTTCAATCCCGTCACCGATTTCAAGGCGATTACCGACGTGGCCGGCGTTCAGTTCGGGCTGGCGGTGAGTGCAAGTTCGCCGATCAAGACACTGGCCGATTTTGTCCAGGCGGCCAAGGCCCGGCCTTCCGAGCATTCCATTGGCATCAGTACGGTTGGTACGCTGCTCCATTTCCTGGCGGTGGAGTTCGTCGCACAGTCCCATACGGGCAGCACGCTGGTGCCCTACCGCGGGGGCGGACCCCTTGTCACGGACCTGATGGGCAACCAGATATCGGCCGGCATGGACGCAACCACCACTTTCATGGAATACCACCGCGCGGGCAAGCTCCGCGTGCTGGCAGTGGCCGGCGACAAGCGCGCCGACGCGCTGCCCAACGTGCCCACGTTTGCAGAATCCGGATTTCCAAACCTGGTGACCTCGTCGCGTTACCTGCTGTACGTGCGCGCGGGCACCGCGCCCGACGTGGCCGCGCAATGGTACGAGTCCGTGCGCAAGGTCCTGGCCATGCCGGATGTCCGGGAGAAGCTGGGGCGCACGGGGTATGACCTGTTGCCTGGTGGTGCGCCGGATGAGGTTGCCAGGTATGCGAACGCGCTTGCCGCGCGCTGGACGCCGGTGATCAAGGCTTCAGGGTTCAAGGGGGATTGA